A window of Corallococcus macrosporus DSM 14697 contains these coding sequences:
- a CDS encoding efflux RND transporter permease subunit, which produces MFISDFAIKRPIITITSMLALVVFGLVALGLLETDEFPDVQPPVVSVTIVYPGASPETVEREIVEPIEDAIFAISGVDPKETTSIATDGLASFTVFFDFEKDIQEASQDIRDAISSKRADLPQEMEEPILTRFDPADQPIVSLTLTSEGLDVAALSLVADPTVVGELRSVPGVAQADVVGDVAREMTVQLKPEALQAAGLSVAEVVAALQAQNLAAPVGRINAPLTEESIRLKGRLEKVEDFRNMVVASRNGQAIRLGQVADVFVGAEEPRTLALFNGAQAVGIDVLKARGYSTTEVADAVRERVNALQQKLPAGVKLEIVRDAGVRVESAVHNVQSALVEGALLTVLVVFVFLNSWRSTVITGLALPVSVLASFISVWAFGFTLNTMSLLGLTLAIGILIDDAIVVRENIVRHVEMGKDHYTASREGTSEIGLAVSATTFSIVAVFVPVAFMYGVAGQWFKPFALTIACAVLVSLFVSFSLDPMLSAYWPEPHKKDKPGFITRALNRFNAWFDRQAEGYKRVIAWALDHRLAMVLVAVGSLVGALVLQGTVGGAGFVPVSDRAEVELLVETPPGSSLEYTRRKVDEVTRALRAHPEVDYTYATIGVPLALSAPGVDQALVYVRLTPKAERDVSQDALGVQFREEMKRIGGATVSVFTSGFGGAFKQLQYELRGPDQRVLTQLAQQVQKEVEQVSGAVDVGLSTRGQKPELEVELNRGLAGQLGVTVGQVAQVLRPAFAGLDVGDWVDPIGETRDVMVRLAPAARDNPNDLSQLPISVGAAAGGPPRLVPLGQVADIRQTLGPAQVTHLDRERVINVQANVQGRSLSEVGADIQQRLDGVKLPPGYTLTTGGESADQAEVFMRVFIALGTALMLMYLILVIQFGSFLDPLAILISLPLSLIGVVLALLLTGDTLNLMSLIGIMLLMGIVAKNAILLIDFAKWSHEKGMPLREALIEAGRIRLRPIIMTTFALVAGMVPVAIGAGEGGDFRAPLGRAVIGGTITSTLLTLLVIPTVYEILVEGRTWATRKLRKLFRMKPPEQRPHGPGGGGGEPRPVPQARHD; this is translated from the coding sequence GTGTTCATCTCCGACTTCGCCATCAAGCGTCCCATCATCACCATCACCTCGATGCTGGCGCTGGTGGTCTTCGGCCTCGTCGCGCTGGGGCTCCTGGAGACGGACGAGTTCCCCGACGTCCAGCCCCCGGTGGTGAGCGTCACCATCGTCTATCCCGGCGCCTCACCGGAGACGGTGGAGCGGGAAATCGTCGAGCCCATCGAGGACGCCATCTTCGCCATCAGCGGGGTGGACCCGAAGGAGACGACGTCCATCGCCACCGACGGCCTGGCGTCCTTCACGGTGTTCTTCGACTTCGAGAAGGACATCCAGGAGGCGTCGCAGGACATCCGGGACGCCATCTCCAGCAAGCGCGCGGACCTGCCGCAGGAGATGGAGGAGCCCATCCTCACGCGCTTCGACCCGGCGGACCAGCCCATCGTGTCGCTGACGCTAACGTCGGAGGGGCTCGACGTGGCGGCGCTGTCGCTGGTGGCGGACCCGACGGTGGTGGGGGAGCTGCGCTCGGTGCCCGGCGTCGCCCAGGCAGACGTCGTGGGGGACGTGGCGCGGGAGATGACGGTGCAGCTCAAGCCGGAGGCGCTCCAGGCCGCGGGGCTGTCCGTGGCGGAGGTGGTGGCGGCGCTCCAGGCGCAGAACCTGGCGGCGCCGGTGGGCCGCATCAACGCGCCGCTGACGGAGGAGTCCATCCGCCTCAAGGGCCGCCTGGAGAAGGTGGAGGACTTCCGGAACATGGTGGTGGCCTCGCGCAACGGGCAGGCCATCCGCCTGGGGCAGGTGGCGGACGTCTTCGTCGGCGCCGAGGAGCCGCGCACGCTGGCGCTCTTCAACGGCGCCCAGGCGGTGGGCATCGACGTGCTCAAGGCCCGGGGCTACAGCACCACCGAGGTCGCGGACGCCGTGCGCGAGCGGGTGAACGCCCTCCAGCAGAAGCTCCCCGCGGGCGTGAAGCTGGAAATCGTGCGTGACGCCGGCGTCCGCGTGGAGTCCGCCGTGCACAACGTGCAGTCCGCGCTGGTGGAAGGCGCGCTGCTCACGGTGCTGGTCGTCTTCGTCTTCCTCAACTCGTGGCGCTCCACCGTCATCACCGGCCTCGCGCTGCCCGTGAGCGTGCTGGCGTCCTTCATCAGCGTGTGGGCCTTCGGCTTCACGCTCAACACCATGTCGCTGCTCGGCCTGACGCTGGCCATCGGCATCCTCATCGACGACGCCATCGTCGTGCGAGAGAACATCGTCCGCCACGTGGAGATGGGGAAGGACCACTACACGGCGTCCCGCGAGGGCACCTCCGAAATTGGCCTCGCGGTGTCGGCGACCACCTTCTCCATCGTCGCCGTCTTCGTGCCGGTGGCCTTCATGTACGGCGTGGCGGGCCAGTGGTTCAAGCCCTTCGCCCTGACGATTGCCTGCGCGGTGCTGGTGTCGCTGTTCGTGTCCTTCTCGCTGGACCCGATGCTGAGCGCGTACTGGCCGGAGCCCCACAAGAAGGACAAGCCCGGCTTCATCACCCGCGCGCTGAACCGCTTCAACGCGTGGTTCGACCGGCAGGCGGAGGGCTACAAGCGCGTCATCGCCTGGGCGCTGGACCACCGGCTGGCCATGGTGCTGGTGGCGGTGGGCTCGCTGGTGGGCGCGCTGGTGCTGCAGGGCACCGTGGGCGGCGCGGGCTTCGTGCCGGTGAGCGACCGCGCGGAGGTGGAGCTGCTGGTGGAGACGCCGCCGGGCTCCAGCCTGGAGTACACGCGGCGCAAGGTGGACGAGGTGACGCGCGCCCTGCGAGCCCACCCGGAGGTGGACTACACCTACGCCACCATCGGAGTGCCCCTGGCGCTCAGCGCGCCGGGCGTGGACCAGGCCCTGGTGTACGTGCGGCTGACACCGAAGGCGGAGCGCGACGTGAGCCAGGACGCCCTGGGCGTCCAGTTCCGCGAGGAGATGAAGCGCATCGGCGGCGCCACCGTCTCCGTCTTCACCTCGGGCTTTGGCGGGGCCTTCAAGCAGCTCCAGTACGAGCTGCGCGGCCCGGACCAGCGGGTGCTCACGCAGCTCGCGCAGCAGGTCCAGAAGGAGGTGGAGCAGGTGTCCGGCGCGGTGGACGTGGGCCTGTCCACGCGCGGGCAGAAGCCGGAGCTGGAGGTGGAGCTGAACCGCGGGCTCGCCGGCCAGCTCGGGGTGACGGTGGGCCAGGTGGCCCAGGTGCTGCGGCCGGCCTTCGCGGGCCTGGACGTGGGCGACTGGGTGGACCCCATTGGCGAGACCCGGGACGTCATGGTGCGGCTGGCGCCGGCGGCGCGTGACAACCCCAATGACTTGTCGCAGCTCCCCATCTCCGTGGGGGCGGCGGCGGGCGGGCCGCCCCGGCTGGTGCCGCTGGGCCAGGTGGCGGACATCCGCCAGACGCTGGGGCCGGCGCAGGTGACGCACCTGGACCGCGAGCGCGTCATCAACGTGCAGGCGAACGTGCAGGGGCGCTCGCTGTCGGAGGTGGGCGCGGACATCCAGCAGCGGCTGGACGGCGTGAAGCTGCCGCCGGGCTACACGCTGACGACGGGCGGCGAGTCCGCGGACCAGGCCGAGGTCTTCATGCGCGTGTTCATCGCGCTGGGCACGGCGCTGATGCTGATGTACCTCATCCTGGTCATCCAGTTCGGCTCCTTCCTGGACCCGCTGGCCATCCTCATCTCGTTGCCGCTGTCGCTCATCGGCGTGGTGCTGGCGCTGCTGCTCACCGGCGACACGCTGAACCTGATGAGCCTCATCGGCATCATGCTGCTGATGGGCATCGTGGCGAAGAACGCCATCCTCCTCATCGACTTCGCCAAGTGGTCGCACGAGAAGGGCATGCCCCTGCGCGAGGCGCTCATCGAAGCGGGCCGCATCCGCCTGCGCCCCATCATCATGACGACCTTCGCGCTGGTGGCGGGCATGGTGCCGGTGGCCATCGGCGCGGGAGAAGGTGGCGACTTCCGCGCGCCGCTGGGCCGCGCGGTGATTGGCGGAACGATTACGTCCACGCTGCTGACGCTGCTGGTGATTCCCACGGTGTACGAAATCCTGGTGGAGGGCCGGACCTGGGCCACGCGCAAGCTGCGCAAGCTCTTCCGAATGAAGCCTCCCGAACAGCGGCCCCATGGCCCGGGCGGCGGTGGAGGAGAGCCCCGGCCCGTCCCTCAGGCACGGCACGACTGA
- a CDS encoding efflux RND transporter periplasmic adaptor subunit gives MRRARIRQAFGGASAGILVGLCVLPGCREGEDAPPAPEQEQQELELTLGEENVARAEVQQLRSGPGVSGTLQARTAAAVRAEVGGTILDIKAQQGQVVKKGEELARIEDVTLKDQLIAASAAVRTARSALQVAEAEQERAARLSKAGVITQRDFERAELAMEQARGQLAEARSRHALAREQLNRARVTAPFAGVVSERQASAGDVVQPGAPLFTVVDPRTLRLEASVPAAQLEQVRVDTPVEFQVTGYGDRAFRGTVERINPVVDPATGQVRLYVAIPNTDLQLLAGLFAEGRVASKGARTLAVPIDAIDDTGTEPAVLRIHQGRVQRVDVTLGLRDDVSRQVEVRSGLEDGDVVLLGAARDEVTEGARVKVTPPRPDAKPVEDPGPGVGGSEAPPPAQRPASTQPPEEGAAPPTP, from the coding sequence GTGAGACGGGCTCGAATACGGCAGGCCTTCGGCGGAGCGTCAGCGGGAATTCTGGTGGGCCTGTGTGTCCTGCCCGGGTGCCGCGAGGGGGAGGACGCACCGCCCGCGCCCGAGCAGGAGCAGCAAGAACTGGAGCTGACGCTCGGCGAGGAGAACGTGGCCCGCGCCGAGGTGCAACAGCTCCGCTCCGGCCCCGGCGTCTCCGGCACCTTGCAGGCGCGCACGGCGGCGGCGGTCCGCGCGGAGGTGGGCGGCACCATCCTCGACATCAAGGCCCAGCAGGGGCAGGTGGTGAAGAAGGGCGAGGAGCTGGCGCGCATCGAGGACGTCACGTTGAAGGACCAGCTCATCGCCGCGTCGGCGGCGGTCCGCACGGCCCGCAGCGCGCTCCAGGTGGCCGAGGCCGAGCAGGAGCGGGCCGCGCGGCTGTCCAAGGCGGGCGTCATCACCCAGCGCGACTTCGAGCGGGCGGAGCTCGCCATGGAGCAGGCCAGGGGGCAGCTCGCGGAGGCGCGCTCGCGCCACGCGCTGGCGCGGGAACAGCTCAACCGCGCGCGAGTCACCGCGCCCTTCGCGGGCGTGGTGAGTGAGCGGCAGGCCAGCGCGGGCGACGTCGTGCAGCCTGGCGCGCCGCTCTTCACGGTGGTGGACCCGCGCACGCTGCGTCTGGAGGCCTCGGTGCCCGCCGCGCAGCTCGAACAGGTGCGGGTGGACACGCCGGTGGAGTTCCAGGTGACGGGCTACGGGGACCGCGCCTTCCGCGGCACCGTGGAGCGCATCAACCCGGTGGTGGACCCGGCCACCGGCCAGGTGCGCCTCTACGTGGCCATCCCCAACACGGACCTCCAGTTGCTGGCCGGCCTCTTCGCGGAGGGGCGCGTGGCCTCGAAGGGCGCGCGGACGCTCGCGGTGCCCATCGACGCCATCGACGACACCGGCACCGAGCCCGCCGTGCTCCGCATCCACCAGGGACGGGTGCAGCGGGTGGACGTCACCCTGGGCCTGCGGGACGACGTGTCGCGGCAGGTGGAGGTCCGCTCCGGCCTGGAGGACGGTGACGTGGTGCTGCTGGGCGCGGCGCGCGACGAGGTGACGGAGGGCGCGCGGGTGAAGGTGACGCCGCCTCGGCCCGACGCGAAGCCGGTGGAGGACCCCGGGCCCGGCGTCGGCGGCTCGGAGGCGCCGCCGCCCGCGCAGCGGCCCGCGTCCACGCAACCGCCGGAGGAGGGCGCGGCGCCTCCGACGCCGTGA
- a CDS encoding SUMF1/EgtB/PvdO family nonheme iron enzyme gives MGSPAASPPPDAWTPPQEFDEYRLVRAIGRGRTGRVFLAHDTLLERPVAVKFIPALGPNALARFLVEARAAARIQHPNVVTLYRVGQLEEQPYLVSEFIRGMSLDRLPKPQPWERVLAMGKDLARGLSAAHRRGVLHRDIKPGNAVLTEAGEVKLLDFGLAKLLDRAAGAMDAAPAAGAPPPELPPDLDPEASPNLGARSLDGVFLPSLPRGSLVGTPYYMSPEAWAGEALTARSDVYSLGVVLFELCAGKGPFRDVPWRELPERVRNRDATPLNQAAPGVDAAFAAVIDKCLRREPSARYATAAQLLEALETLSRDDVVQAVPEGNPYRGLQAFEAEHRAVFFGRRREQRAVLERMRSEPFLLITGDSGVGKSSLCLAGLLPAVTEGALEDGRRWRTVRLVPGRRPLSALVEALAPVLGTDEDTLAEALRAEPTSLVRRLRAKLGAQEGLLVYVDQLEELVTLAPPAEAELAGQALGALAEGASGVRLLATGRSDFLTRLSAVPGLGPEVPRALYLLRAMSPEETREAVTGPARVKGVRFESDALVDALVTSSLSAAEGGLPVLQFALAELWEARDATAGVMTQAVLDSLGGVAGALARHADATVARLLPDQRVAARGVLLRLVTVDGTRARKTDRELVGDDSRYRAALEALVHARLLVAREAQEGTSYELAHEALLSGWGTLARWLAEAAERRAVQARLEAAAAHWEKLGFPSEALWGPRQLEETKVLDAGELTRRERDFLKASRRTMVRSRRTRQALVVGFVVSLGLVYGGLKLRERWSLDRQVRDELSQAARGLSAVRQDWGALGAERAEAFRLYDTGRRADADRHWHQAGAQAGVVRVRFDEVAGRLERALALAPGRADVREALADFLYERALWAEQDEDASALPALLQRLRLYDTAGTRWQRWNAEARLTLETPVPGAEVELRPLTRDGQGRYQLGEPLPVDPGRWRDAPVPPGTYQVSARSLGYEPVVQWVLLRRGESRRLDVPLLRVGSVPEGFVFVPPGEVKFGSAAEASVRDFFNAVPLHPVDVPGFLMARHEVTYADWLAFVEALPPERRAQRLPRVGMGGYAGLLSLAQVDGVWRLRFQPGNALYVARAGEPLRYARRALRAEQDWLRFPVSGITFADAEAYAAWLSESGRVPGARLCSELEWERAARGVDGREYPHGDSLAPDDANIDTTYGKQPGGFGPDEVGSHPASRSPFGVDDMSGNVWEWTRSWLEPGKAVARGGSFAFAATSARASNRELPEPSLRDVTVGMRVCADVAPAPH, from the coding sequence GTGGGCTCTCCGGCCGCCTCGCCGCCTCCTGATGCGTGGACTCCTCCCCAGGAGTTCGACGAGTACCGCCTCGTGCGGGCCATCGGGCGTGGGCGCACGGGGCGGGTGTTCCTGGCCCATGACACGCTGCTCGAGCGCCCCGTCGCGGTGAAGTTCATCCCCGCGCTGGGGCCCAACGCCCTGGCGCGGTTCCTGGTGGAGGCCCGGGCGGCCGCGCGCATCCAGCACCCCAATGTCGTCACCCTCTACCGGGTGGGACAACTGGAGGAGCAGCCCTACCTCGTCTCCGAGTTCATCCGGGGGATGAGCCTGGACCGGCTGCCCAAGCCCCAGCCCTGGGAGCGGGTGCTGGCCATGGGGAAGGACCTGGCGCGGGGCCTGAGCGCCGCGCACCGTCGCGGGGTGCTGCACCGGGACATCAAGCCCGGCAACGCCGTGCTCACCGAGGCCGGCGAGGTGAAGCTGCTCGACTTCGGCCTCGCGAAGCTCCTGGACCGGGCCGCGGGGGCGATGGACGCCGCGCCCGCGGCGGGGGCTCCGCCGCCGGAGCTGCCTCCGGACCTGGACCCGGAGGCCAGCCCCAACCTCGGCGCGCGCTCGCTCGACGGCGTCTTCCTCCCCTCGCTGCCGCGCGGCTCGCTGGTGGGCACGCCCTATTACATGTCCCCGGAGGCCTGGGCGGGCGAGGCGCTGACGGCGCGCAGTGACGTGTACTCGCTGGGCGTCGTCCTGTTCGAGCTGTGCGCGGGCAAGGGCCCCTTCCGAGATGTGCCGTGGCGCGAGCTGCCGGAGCGCGTGCGCAACCGGGACGCGACCCCACTGAACCAGGCCGCGCCCGGCGTGGACGCCGCCTTCGCGGCCGTCATCGACAAGTGCCTGCGACGCGAGCCCTCAGCGCGGTACGCCACCGCCGCACAGCTCCTCGAGGCGCTGGAGACCCTGTCGCGCGACGACGTCGTCCAGGCCGTGCCCGAGGGCAACCCCTACCGGGGCCTGCAGGCCTTCGAGGCCGAGCACCGCGCCGTCTTCTTCGGCCGCCGCCGCGAGCAGCGCGCCGTGTTGGAGCGGATGCGCTCGGAGCCCTTCCTGCTCATCACCGGCGACTCGGGCGTGGGCAAGTCCTCGCTGTGCCTCGCCGGCTTGCTCCCCGCCGTCACGGAAGGCGCGCTGGAGGATGGCCGCCGCTGGCGCACCGTGCGGCTGGTACCGGGCCGCAGACCCCTGTCGGCCCTGGTGGAGGCGCTCGCGCCCGTCCTGGGAACGGACGAGGACACCCTGGCCGAGGCCCTGCGCGCCGAGCCCACGTCCCTGGTGCGCCGGCTCCGCGCGAAGCTGGGCGCCCAGGAGGGGCTGCTCGTCTACGTGGATCAGCTCGAGGAACTGGTGACCCTGGCGCCTCCCGCCGAAGCTGAGCTCGCGGGGCAGGCGTTGGGCGCGCTCGCGGAGGGGGCCAGCGGCGTCCGGCTGCTCGCCACGGGCCGGAGCGACTTCCTCACCCGCCTGTCCGCGGTGCCAGGGCTGGGCCCCGAGGTGCCGCGCGCGCTGTACCTGCTGCGCGCCATGTCCCCCGAGGAGACGCGGGAGGCGGTGACAGGCCCCGCGCGCGTGAAGGGCGTGCGCTTCGAATCCGACGCGCTGGTGGACGCGCTCGTCACCTCCTCCCTGTCCGCGGCGGAGGGTGGGCTGCCGGTGCTCCAGTTCGCGCTGGCGGAGCTGTGGGAGGCCCGCGACGCGACGGCCGGCGTCATGACGCAGGCCGTGCTGGACTCGCTGGGCGGCGTGGCGGGCGCGCTCGCGCGGCACGCGGATGCCACGGTGGCCCGGCTGCTGCCGGACCAGCGGGTGGCGGCTCGCGGCGTGCTGCTGCGGCTCGTGACGGTGGATGGCACGCGCGCGCGGAAGACGGACCGCGAGCTGGTGGGCGACGACTCGCGCTACCGCGCCGCGCTGGAGGCGCTGGTGCACGCGCGCCTGCTGGTGGCGCGCGAGGCCCAGGAGGGCACGTCCTATGAGCTCGCCCATGAGGCGCTGCTCTCCGGCTGGGGCACGCTGGCGCGCTGGCTGGCCGAGGCCGCCGAGCGCCGCGCGGTCCAGGCCCGGCTGGAGGCCGCCGCGGCGCACTGGGAGAAGCTGGGCTTCCCGAGCGAGGCCCTGTGGGGCCCGCGTCAGCTCGAGGAGACGAAGGTGCTCGACGCCGGGGAGCTCACCCGCCGCGAGCGCGACTTCCTGAAGGCCTCGCGCCGCACCATGGTGCGCAGCCGGCGGACGCGGCAGGCGCTGGTGGTGGGCTTCGTGGTGTCGCTGGGGCTCGTCTACGGCGGCCTCAAGCTGCGCGAGCGTTGGAGCCTGGACCGGCAGGTGCGCGACGAGCTGTCCCAGGCGGCGCGCGGCCTGAGCGCCGTGCGCCAGGACTGGGGCGCGCTCGGCGCCGAGCGCGCCGAGGCCTTCCGCCTCTACGACACCGGCCGCCGTGCCGACGCGGACCGGCACTGGCACCAGGCCGGCGCGCAAGCGGGCGTGGTGCGAGTCCGCTTCGACGAGGTGGCGGGCCGGCTGGAGCGCGCGCTGGCGTTGGCGCCGGGCCGGGCCGACGTGCGCGAGGCGCTGGCGGACTTCCTCTACGAGCGCGCCCTGTGGGCCGAGCAGGACGAGGACGCCTCGGCGCTGCCCGCGCTGCTCCAGCGCCTGCGGCTCTACGACACGGCGGGCACGCGCTGGCAGCGCTGGAACGCCGAGGCCCGCCTCACGCTGGAGACACCGGTGCCCGGCGCGGAGGTGGAGCTGCGCCCGCTGACGCGCGACGGGCAGGGCCGGTACCAACTGGGAGAGCCCCTGCCCGTGGACCCGGGACGCTGGCGGGACGCGCCGGTGCCGCCGGGCACATACCAGGTGTCCGCGCGCTCGCTCGGCTACGAGCCGGTGGTGCAGTGGGTGTTGCTGCGGCGAGGCGAGTCACGGCGGCTGGACGTGCCGCTGCTGCGCGTGGGCAGCGTGCCGGAGGGCTTCGTCTTCGTCCCGCCGGGCGAGGTGAAGTTCGGCAGCGCGGCCGAGGCCAGCGTGCGCGATTTCTTCAACGCCGTGCCCCTGCATCCGGTGGACGTGCCCGGCTTCCTCATGGCCCGGCACGAGGTGACGTACGCCGACTGGCTGGCCTTCGTGGAGGCGCTGCCACCGGAGCGGCGCGCGCAGCGGCTGCCGCGCGTGGGCATGGGCGGCTACGCGGGGCTGCTCTCGCTGGCGCAGGTGGACGGCGTCTGGCGCCTGCGCTTCCAGCCGGGCAACGCACTCTATGTGGCTCGGGCCGGGGAGCCGCTGCGCTATGCGCGACGGGCCCTGCGCGCGGAGCAGGACTGGCTGCGCTTCCCCGTCAGCGGCATCACCTTCGCGGACGCGGAGGCCTATGCCGCGTGGCTGTCGGAGAGCGGGCGCGTGCCCGGCGCGCGGCTCTGCTCGGAGCTGGAGTGGGAGCGCGCGGCGCGGGGCGTGGATGGGCGCGAGTACCCCCACGGCGACAGCCTGGCGCCCGACGACGCCAACATCGACACCACCTACGGCAAGCAGCCCGGAGGCTTCGGCCCCGACGAGGTGGGCAGTCACCCCGCGTCACGCAGTCCCTTCGGCGTGGACGACATGTCCGGCAACGTGTGGGAGTGGACCCGCTCCTGGCTGGAGCCGGGCAAGGCCGTGGCGCGCGGAGGCAGCTTCGCCTTCGCGGCGACGTCGGCGCGCGCCTCCAATCGCGAGCTGCCGGAGCCCTCCCTGCGCGACGTGACGGTGGGCATGCGGGTGTGCGCGGACGTGGCGCCAGCCCCGCACTGA
- a CDS encoding ADYC domain-containing protein produces the protein MGAWKQTVAAVGIAVGMVGCAGDATESEPALRSGVAELVAPNGRNLNGRNLNGRNLNTPELGQLLVSVDLAGARLAEETLDAVRLEGSVFHGVAASGPVSGQAFLGARFTGNLGSGDTVELRVDGIAPGTGADADVWAYRVSYYDVAEALWKPACAAEDGSALDAIPVAGRWDYRQGVPGGGAKVDDAARFTFACEGAAIAKCVRFGYRPWATTADGLSLADHHQACTRMVRADFCGDGTSHTTDGQWVNLHDAVDVQADTEAWLHEAEWDADGARCFTQTTRAAQAVSCPEQPQRGDCGKQAHFQAGTLIMSEVPPAQ, from the coding sequence ATGGGCGCGTGGAAGCAGACGGTGGCGGCGGTGGGCATCGCCGTGGGGATGGTGGGTTGTGCGGGGGATGCGACGGAGTCGGAGCCGGCGCTGCGCTCGGGCGTGGCGGAGCTGGTGGCACCGAACGGACGCAACCTGAACGGACGCAACCTGAATGGCCGCAACCTCAACACCCCCGAGCTGGGACAGTTGCTCGTGTCCGTGGACCTGGCGGGCGCCCGCCTCGCGGAGGAGACGCTGGACGCGGTGCGGCTGGAGGGCAGCGTCTTCCACGGCGTCGCGGCCAGCGGCCCGGTGTCGGGCCAGGCCTTCCTGGGCGCGCGCTTCACCGGCAACCTGGGCAGTGGCGACACCGTGGAGCTGCGCGTGGACGGCATCGCGCCGGGCACCGGCGCGGACGCGGACGTCTGGGCGTACCGCGTCTCCTACTACGACGTGGCCGAGGCCCTCTGGAAGCCGGCGTGCGCCGCGGAGGACGGCTCCGCGCTGGACGCCATCCCCGTCGCGGGCCGCTGGGACTACCGCCAGGGCGTGCCGGGCGGCGGCGCCAAGGTGGATGACGCCGCGCGCTTCACCTTTGCCTGCGAGGGCGCGGCCATCGCCAAGTGCGTGCGCTTCGGCTACCGCCCCTGGGCCACCACGGCGGACGGCCTGAGCCTGGCGGACCACCACCAGGCGTGCACGCGGATGGTGCGCGCGGACTTCTGTGGCGACGGCACGTCGCACACCACGGATGGCCAGTGGGTGAACCTCCACGACGCGGTGGACGTGCAGGCGGACACGGAGGCGTGGCTGCACGAGGCCGAGTGGGACGCCGACGGCGCGCGCTGCTTCACGCAGACGACGCGCGCGGCGCAGGCGGTGAGCTGCCCGGAGCAGCCGCAGCGCGGCGACTGCGGCAAGCAGGCCCACTTCCAGGCCGGCACGCTCATCATGAGCGAGGTCCCTCCCGCGCAGTAG